The nucleotide window GGTGTGGGTTCTCGTCTTGTCAGAGGCGCGTGAGATCCTCTGCTGTTCTCTCGGCTCTGGTCCCTGTCTGGATATGAGATTGATCTTGCTTCTTAGATGACGCCTGATGAGCTGCGTATCTAACGGAGCGTGTACGTGTGGCCTGGGGTTTTGCAGGGTCTGAGGTGCGGTCCCTCGATCTATCTGAGATTCCCTGACAGCCTTGAGAACCTCTATGGGGATGCGCGGTTGCCGAAGCAGCCGTGGGCCAGGCTTCGGGGCCTAGTTGTGCCCGGAGTGGGGGACTTGTGCCTTACAGCGACCGCACATCGACGAGCGCTGGGGTCTGGACCTCGACGATCTGGTCCTGCTCGCCGGGGCCTGTCACGTCACTGAGTCGCCAGTCCTCGCTGGTCGGATCGGATGGGGCCGGCAGCGCGTGCGGCTCCACCAGCGCCGCTTGTGCTGCTCTCGCCAGAGGGACAGCCGGTCGTTTACCGAGGCGGTGTACGGATGGTGGGCACCGAGGGTTATCTGGCAGCCGATGAGGGATTGCTCCAGCAGAGCAGTGGCCCTCGACCTGTCGCCTCGCGACCAGTACAGGACGGCGAGGTCGACTTGGCATTCCAAGGTTGCGGGGTCCTCAGGACCCAACAGGCGCGTGCGGACAGCAGCGGTGTCCTCCAGCAGTGCGACGGCATGGACACGCCCATTGGCAGCTAGAGAGGGTCCCTGTCGTTCACGGGCCAGCCGCGCGTCCTGGTGGGGGAAGTCCTCCTGTAGGAGTGTGAAGGCGTCCTTGTGATGGCGGGCGAGGAAGGAGGCCCATGCGAGATCGCGTCGAGTGATGAGGGTCATGGGGTGAGTGCGGCCCAACAGTTGTTCGCTGATGCCGGTCAGCCGCTGCCCGTAGGGGACAGCTGCGGTGGCGAGGCCGACACTGATCAGACTGCGCAGAGTCCAGCGCAGGAGGTAGTGGCCTTCGCCCTTCCACAGCAGGTCTCCGGCGCATGCATCGACGCTGTCGATGTTGGTGCGCAGCACGGCTGTCGTCTCACGGTCGAACCAGGGGACCTCGTCGCACAGTTCCCTCAATGAGTCGACGGCGGTTTTCACGACCGCTGGCACCGTGGCATCGGGAGTGCACTCGCGTACGGCTCGTGCGGTCAGGGCGTGCAGCCGCACCGCGCGGGAACCGGCCTGAGCGTGATCGGAGAGCAGGCCGTAGCGGTGCAGAAGTCGCAGGGCTGCCCGCACCTGGTCGGGATCAACGGCGGCAGCAACCCCGTTGGGAAGTGCGGTGCGTTGGGTGTTGACGTAGCGGGCGACGGCGTCGCTGGCCCACAAGGAACGGGGGTGTCCGGCCGGGTCCAGAACGGCGGCTAGACGCATGACTGGAACAGCCAGGCCGACGGGCTCGCTCGCTTGCGCGACATCCAAGGAGAGCAGGAGGGCCGCGGCGACCTGCCGCCCGTAGCCCTCGGTGTCTGCCGCGCGCGGTAGCAGGTCGTCCAGGCGTGCCGTGCTGTCGTTGAAGCGGTGCAGATACTCCGCACACGGGACGTCTTCGTTGACCATGTAGGCGGCCGCATGCGACAGAACAAGTGGCAGGTAGCCCAGTGCCGCGGCCAGTTCCCCGGCTTGAGAGTCCATGAGATGGGCGGCATGTGCCGAGTCGAGCCGCTCGTGCAGATAGGCCCCGGCCTCGTCCGCGCTGTAGGTGTCGATGTTCACCACGGCTCGGCCGCCGCCGGACAGCACCGCGTCGTGGCGGCGGGTTGTCGCCACGACGCGGCCGCAACCGAAAGCGGAGGACGGCGGCCACCACTTCTGCATGGCTTCTGGATCGGTGAGGTCGTCAAGGATGAGCAGCCATGGGCGTCGGGTGGTCGCCAGCCACTGAAGGAACAGTCCGGCGTCGGACTCAGCACTCTTGCCCAGAAGGTGTTCTGCCGCCGCTTCCACGATGTGTGCGGCGTGCGCGTAACGTGCGATGACCTGCTCGATGTCACTGGCGTCGACCCACACCACCAGGTCGATGCCGTCCTCCAGGGCCTGGTGGGCATAGGCGGCAGCGAGTTGGGTCTTGCCCACGCCTCCGCCGCCGGACAGGACCTGGGCCAGCACCACCGTGGTATGGCCGGCCCTGGCCTGATCGATCCGATCGCGCACCGCAGACCGGTCCTGGAACGCAGACGCAAGCACAGGTACCGAGCCCAACCGGACGGGCCAGTGCAACGGCTGGCGCGGTGGGGGAGCGGAGACCAGCACTTGGCTTACATGGCCGCTGATGGCCACCGCATGGGCGGCCGAGGCGATCGCATCGCCTGACCGTTCCACCTGCACGGCCCCGCCATCCGCCTGGGGGCCGGGGCCACTGTAGCCGCTCAGCGCATCGCCGCCATCCGTGGCGACGGCATCACCGCTCTCGCTGACACTGACGGGCGGCGCCGTTTGCTCGGTGCCATCCTGGGCACGGGTCGGGCGCCTCACCCGGAACCGTTTCATCGGCCCCTCTCACCATCCACCCCGCCGCCATGGCAGCCTTAGCCGGTGTAGTCGATGCCGGTGCCGGCCCTGCTTCCCTGCCCGCGGGCGATCGCGTCCCCGCTCTGCTCCACACTCCCCGCTCCGCTGCCTCCATGGCGACGGCGAATGCCGGTGTGGGCCTCTCCTCCGCCGTACGCTTCAGCCCGTCCCGTCCGTGTGACGGTGTCCCGTGCCCGTGCGGCTGGCTGGATCCAGGTCCACAACAAGGCGCACACCCCTGTGGCGCCCTGGACCGAAGCCCCCACCAACTGCCCGGCATCCGGCCCATCAAGCAGCCAGAAAGCGGGAGTTGAGACGATCACGGCCACAGCAGCAACCGTCACCATGACCTTCCGCCCATGCGACATGTCCATCCCTCTCTTACGGTGCGCCACCTCTTGCAGCTCCCGAACCCCGGCAACCAGTGGGCACGGGATGAAGGACGGTTCCTGCGATCACAGCAGTTCCAGCACTACCCATCGCACGATGTGGCTTTCGGTCACGATCGCACTCCCGTGCCGGAGACGAGCGACGGACTGCCTTCCGCCGTGCCTCCTTGCCGGTCGGTGCGTTTGGCTCTCTTGGTCACTGATCACAGGATTGACCCTAGCGACAGGCACTGACATTGCCGTCAGGGTTCGACGTTGATGCCGTAGTCCGCGGCCAGGCCGGCGAGCCCGGTGTCGTAGCCCTGGCCGACAGCACGTACTTTCCAACTCGAACCATGCCGGTAGATCTCCATGGCGATGGTGACGGTCTCGCCCGAGACGAACGGGGCAGGCGTGAAGGCGAGTTCTCCACCAGTGGGTTGGGAGACCTCGACGTGCCACGTGGTGTGCTGGTCGAAGGAAGCGGTGGGCTGGGCCTCGAGGTCGATGCTGGCGATGACGGCCACGGTGTGGACGTCGTCGGGAAGGTGAGGCAGATCTGCGGTGACCGTGTCGCCGCTGGTGCGGACTCCGTCGTGGTGCGGGCGGTTGTAGAAGACGAGGTCGTGGTCGCTGCGTACCTTGCCGTGGCTGGTGAGGAGGACAGCAGAGACATCGACCGGCACGCCGGTGGCGATGAGGCGCACCGCTACCGATTCGGTGCGGAGCGGGGCCTTGGCCCCCTTGGCCAGCACGTGCTTGGTGTTGTCCAGCGGGCCGGGGGCGGCCTCGGCCGTCCCTGCGGCGGGCTCACCTGCGGGTGGACTGGTGTTGGTCAGAGCGGCGAGGGTGCGCTGGAAGAGCGGCCAGCCCTCAGCTTCTTCTCCGGGCCACGGCCAGGCCAGGCGTGAAGAGCCGAACTGTTTGGCCGTCGGGGGCTGTCCGAGCGCTTCGTGGAGCTGCAGGTATCGCAGGCTCTCGACGGCAAGGCGGCTGAGTTGCCACTGCCGTCGGGCTTCTTCGGGCTGGTTCATGCGGAGGTCGTTGTCGACGGCGGTGCCGCCGAGCGCGGCGTAGACGCGCTGGGCGACGTCATAGCCGTCACTCGGCAGTAGACGGGCCGGGCGCAGTTGCTGGGCGGGTGCGGGTTCCCCGATCGCGGTGTAGAGAGCGCCGAGGTCGCCGCCGGTCCACTGATTGGCTGCGGCGGTGGCGAACTGGGCGAAGTGGATCAGGGTTGGCGGACGGCCCTTCGCGGCCACGAACCGGTGGTGCGCCTGGGCGACACCTTCTACGGCGGTGCGCCAGCGCTGCTGCAGGTAGGTGTCGAGGTACTGCTCGGCCCAGGCACGACGATGGCGAGTGATGATGTCGCGGACCCGTTCGAAGCCTTCGCGGCGGCTGCCGCTGCTGAGGGTTGACGTCATGGTGAAGGAGCCGATGGCTGTGTCCACCGGGAGCTCTGTGCGCTCCTTGACGATCATCTCTTCGGGGCCCAGGTGCTGCTCAGCGATACGCAGTTCCTCGAACAAGTCCTGGGACACCGGACAGTCGGCGGCAGTCAGCGCGGTGAGGGTGCGGCTGTAGTAGTCGGCCACA belongs to Streptomyces sp. NBC_01142 and includes:
- a CDS encoding tetratricopeptide repeat protein, whose product is MRDRIDQARAGHTTVVLAQVLSGGGGVGKTQLAAAYAHQALEDGIDLVVWVDASDIEQVIARYAHAAHIVEAAAEHLLGKSAESDAGLFLQWLATTRRPWLLILDDLTDPEAMQKWWPPSSAFGCGRVVATTRRHDAVLSGGGRAVVNIDTYSADEAGAYLHERLDSAHAAHLMDSQAGELAAALGYLPLVLSHAAAYMVNEDVPCAEYLHRFNDSTARLDDLLPRAADTEGYGRQVAAALLLSLDVAQASEPVGLAVPVMRLAAVLDPAGHPRSLWASDAVARYVNTQRTALPNGVAAAVDPDQVRAALRLLHRYGLLSDHAQAGSRAVRLHALTARAVRECTPDATVPAVVKTAVDSLRELCDEVPWFDRETTAVLRTNIDSVDACAGDLLWKGEGHYLLRWTLRSLISVGLATAAVPYGQRLTGISEQLLGRTHPMTLITRRDLAWASFLARHHKDAFTLLQEDFPHQDARLARERQGPSLAANGRVHAVALLEDTAAVRTRLLGPEDPATLECQVDLAVLYWSRGDRSRATALLEQSLIGCQITLGAHHPYTASVNDRLSLWREQHKRRWWSRTRCRPHPIRPARTGDSVT